A genomic region of Candidatus Limnocylindrales bacterium contains the following coding sequences:
- a CDS encoding DUF4215 domain-containing protein encodes MALSAVLVIAACSPARAGSDPTTAFASVDAPIFNHVRTVGRSYVPEAPTFDTSLFSLKDDGSGALLLRRWRQVRRYSDTGLGVSSLYASRDAGQQWAPASDSALPADAIVSSAPWDGVSSAGTTVAVELYRQSARTDDGYELGQAEHLVSRRSSDFGRTWSDDTAISTVLCGNCNSEYHQAAVASDGNGNWIVASIKSELVQTDTPPECCHNNRKTSIIVYYSFDDGRTWTEGAEVWSEEVVLGGSEFTEDIGSRHPLVAASGADGSWGLAWRGEHDGALRVARAADAASPWVLHPITPPGSADPLRRPDWFAYGGPSLATTASGAWLVAWEEELPGEQYGTDSDIYFSRSGDNGQSWGEPQPLGAYVEDDDRDDLTPSLATDGKGHVLAVWSSRVSLGWRRGAPAYIVSSISADDGLSWTAPTPVDPAASHDERQDFAPFAAGDSAGRWTVAWSTLPAETMWYWNSQEAEVHVAVAGLRCGNGTVEIGEQCDDGNAIDGDGCNSDCMPASCGNEVVEEGEECDGLELIDNHTCSANCGLSRCGDGERDVWTEACDDGNGEESDDCPGSCQPVSCGDGYVNAGEQCDDGNFDPTDGCKNCRFTYCGDHVLRSGVELCDDGNSLEIDACTEQCLPAVCGDGRVWIGVEDCDDPDGVRYGGACTPDCKLDNICGDPDADGTVSASDALSVIRYAVDLSSGCNLERCDIDGSGRVATDDALDVLHLSSGLDVVRQCPVGQWATFTLKDSRAFQYLQFDIDARSRGLDFDLGYHQGHCELIGNRASYVVGIAREGALDVAVFSIHAHKGPSPLVRCRIYRRHDATGDGPVSITVGAAVDSDLNESLPLPEVLLRLE; translated from the coding sequence TTGGCGCTTTCGGCCGTCCTGGTGATCGCCGCGTGCTCGCCCGCACGCGCCGGCTCCGATCCCACCACTGCTTTCGCGTCGGTCGATGCGCCGATCTTCAATCACGTGCGCACCGTCGGTCGCAGCTACGTTCCTGAAGCGCCAACCTTCGACACCAGCCTGTTCAGCCTCAAGGACGACGGTAGCGGCGCGCTGCTTCTGCGGCGCTGGCGCCAGGTGCGAAGGTACAGCGACACCGGTCTCGGCGTGTCTTCGCTGTACGCATCGCGCGATGCGGGGCAGCAGTGGGCACCGGCATCGGACAGCGCATTGCCGGCGGACGCGATCGTCTCCTCGGCGCCATGGGATGGCGTTTCGAGCGCCGGCACCACGGTCGCAGTCGAGTTATACCGGCAATCGGCCAGGACAGACGACGGCTACGAACTTGGCCAGGCGGAACATCTGGTCAGTCGTCGATCGAGCGACTTCGGCAGGACATGGTCCGACGATACCGCGATCAGCACGGTCCTGTGTGGGAACTGCAACTCGGAGTATCACCAGGCTGCGGTTGCTTCCGACGGCAACGGAAACTGGATCGTGGCCTCGATCAAGAGTGAGCTTGTCCAGACCGACACGCCACCCGAATGCTGCCACAACAATCGCAAGACGAGCATCATCGTCTATTACTCTTTTGACGACGGTCGAACGTGGACCGAAGGCGCTGAAGTATGGTCCGAGGAAGTTGTTCTAGGCGGCAGTGAATTCACGGAGGATATCGGATCGCGCCACCCGCTCGTCGCGGCAAGCGGGGCCGACGGCAGTTGGGGCCTTGCGTGGCGCGGTGAACATGACGGCGCTCTTCGAGTCGCGCGCGCCGCGGACGCCGCGTCTCCGTGGGTTCTCCATCCGATCACGCCGCCGGGGTCCGCCGATCCGCTTCGGCGTCCGGACTGGTTTGCCTACGGAGGACCGTCTCTCGCAACAACGGCCTCCGGTGCCTGGCTCGTGGCATGGGAAGAAGAATTGCCGGGTGAGCAGTACGGCACCGACAGCGACATCTACTTCTCGCGATCCGGCGACAACGGTCAGAGTTGGGGCGAGCCGCAGCCGCTCGGCGCCTACGTCGAAGACGACGACCGCGACGACCTGACTCCGTCGCTGGCGACCGATGGCAAAGGACACGTCCTGGCCGTCTGGTCTTCGCGCGTTTCGCTCGGATGGCGCCGGGGCGCGCCCGCCTACATCGTATCGTCGATCTCTGCAGATGACGGCCTGAGCTGGACCGCTCCTACGCCGGTCGATCCGGCTGCCTCCCATGACGAACGGCAGGATTTTGCACCATTCGCTGCCGGAGACTCGGCCGGCCGCTGGACCGTGGCGTGGAGCACTCTGCCGGCGGAGACCATGTGGTACTGGAACTCTCAGGAAGCCGAAGTTCATGTTGCGGTGGCTGGTCTGCGGTGCGGCAACGGCACCGTTGAGATCGGAGAACAATGCGACGACGGCAATGCGATCGACGGCGACGGCTGCAACTCCGACTGCATGCCTGCGTCGTGCGGTAACGAAGTCGTCGAAGAAGGCGAAGAGTGCGACGGCCTCGAGCTCATCGATAATCACACCTGTTCTGCCAATTGCGGACTGTCGCGCTGCGGCGACGGCGAGCGCGACGTCTGGACCGAGGCATGCGACGACGGCAACGGCGAAGAGAGCGACGACTGCCCGGGAAGCTGCCAGCCCGTCTCCTGCGGTGACGGATACGTGAACGCCGGCGAGCAGTGCGACGACGGAAACTTCGATCCGACCGACGGCTGCAAAAATTGCAGATTTACGTATTGCGGCGACCACGTTCTGCGTTCGGGCGTCGAGCTTTGCGACGACGGCAACAGTCTCGAGATCGACGCGTGCACCGAACAGTGCCTGCCGGCGGTCTGCGGCGACGGCCGCGTGTGGATCGGCGTGGAAGATTGCGACGATCCGGACGGCGTACGCTATGGCGGGGCGTGCACGCCGGACTGCAAGCTCGACAACATCTGCGGCGATCCTGATGCCGATGGCACGGTATCCGCTTCGGACGCGCTTTCCGTCATACGCTACGCGGTCGATCTGTCGAGCGGCTGCAATCTCGAGCGATGCGACATCGACGGCAGCGGCCGGGTTGCGACCGACGACGCGCTCGACGTGCTGCATCTGTCGTCCGGGCTCGACGTCGTGCGCCAGTGCCCCGTCGGACAGTGGGCGACGTTCACCCTCAAGGATTCGCGCGCGTTCCAGTATCTGCAGTTCGACATCGATGCGCGCAGCCGCGGGCTCGATTTCGACCTCGGCTATCATCAGGGACATTGCGAGCTGATCGGGAACCGGGCGTCCTACGTCGTGGGCATCGCCCGCGAGGGAGCTCTCGATGTTGCCGTCTTTTCGATCCACGCGCACAAAGGACCGTCACCACTCGTGCGCTGCCGGATCTATCGGCGTCATGACGCTACGGGCGACGGTCCCGTTTCGATCACCGTCGGCGCCGCGGTCGATTCCGATCTGAACGAAAGCCTTCCGCTGCCGGAGGTTCTGTTGCGGCTCGAGTGA
- a CDS encoding chondroitinase-B domain-containing protein, translating to MFSPRWPAARLAAFSLALSAAVSLAAAVSSAAPGPGPGEPFGGNDSGCVPLGSDVRRCSDSAAGAYSKLESAIGKCHIALAAARYSEVVLGNPSSFDEEACEADALTALDGAVGDLEASSGCASSTVPSLLSGEASSLETTLDARGADVYCDATSGASLDPSGDDAGSVPATSDALACTRRVSLSLSKLAKSVVKCHQKAASSGLTLHDPPFDEEGCENKARSKYATVTSRLLVAGTCPSCLDSAALVALCEDTIDRLDARNEAFYPCPDPVLHAGTAVLDRPTLMALGVQLPITGDADRDATVSLRYRETGALTWNDALPLLRVLPETVPSGDDNVIVEQFAGSIFDLRPATEYELELHMVDADGPVDDTITLTATTRAVPADPVSPHSVAVSNATQLQAALDAATAGDVITLADGTYNGLFVLDFGGTADNPIVVRGTSRDGTILDGGGCTGCNVLEVYGSYVHVENLTLRNASRALRFQTAGAVEDVVRRVHTIDTTLGIATREVQYDFYICDNVLEGRLVWPEVYTDNGGDNANDDGINVQGHGHVVCHNQIIGFGDAMKTELPGARAVDFYGNEVLSAYDNGVELDGGEGNVRAWRNRFTNTFSTISFQPIYGGPAYALRNVVVNIADEQMKFHGNGQEFGPSGVLAYNNTFVTSDEELHVYTEVASHNFEVRNNLFIGPSMLPGRAVDWTALIVGGLFDSDGYYPDGAFRFRLPPGDLVSFASFAAMQAGGMETNGTLLAEPIFANGLAAPSSYTLTLSPADVTLDAASNAVDAGTVLPGVTDHFQGAAPDLGALERGCPLPIYGVRPNGVDESNEPVGCE from the coding sequence ATGTTTTCACCACGTTGGCCGGCGGCACGTCTCGCCGCATTCTCACTCGCGCTCAGTGCTGCGGTTTCTTTGGCCGCTGCGGTTTCATCGGCTGCACCCGGCCCTGGTCCGGGCGAGCCGTTCGGCGGCAACGACAGTGGATGCGTGCCGCTCGGTTCCGACGTTCGCCGCTGCTCGGATTCGGCGGCAGGCGCCTACTCGAAGCTCGAGAGCGCGATCGGCAAGTGCCATATCGCTCTCGCTGCCGCGCGCTATTCGGAAGTCGTCCTCGGCAACCCGTCGTCGTTCGACGAAGAGGCGTGCGAGGCCGATGCGCTCACGGCTCTCGACGGCGCGGTCGGCGATCTCGAGGCGAGCTCGGGATGCGCGTCGAGCACGGTGCCGTCGCTGCTGTCAGGCGAAGCGTCGTCGCTCGAAACCACTCTCGATGCGCGCGGCGCCGATGTGTACTGCGACGCGACCAGCGGTGCGTCGCTCGATCCGTCCGGCGACGACGCCGGCAGCGTTCCCGCTACGAGCGATGCGCTCGCGTGCACGAGACGCGTCAGTCTCTCCCTGTCCAAGCTCGCGAAGTCGGTGGTCAAGTGCCATCAGAAAGCCGCGTCGTCGGGCCTCACGCTGCACGATCCGCCGTTTGACGAAGAAGGCTGCGAGAACAAGGCGCGCTCGAAATACGCCACCGTCACGTCGCGGCTGCTCGTCGCGGGCACCTGCCCGTCGTGCCTCGATTCGGCGGCGCTCGTCGCGCTTTGCGAAGATACCATCGACCGGCTCGATGCACGCAACGAAGCGTTCTATCCGTGTCCCGATCCGGTGCTTCACGCGGGAACCGCAGTGCTCGACAGGCCCACGCTGATGGCGCTCGGCGTGCAGCTTCCGATCACGGGCGACGCGGACCGCGACGCGACCGTTTCGCTTCGCTATCGCGAAACCGGCGCGCTCACGTGGAACGACGCGCTGCCGCTGCTGCGCGTGCTGCCAGAGACCGTGCCGTCGGGAGACGACAACGTCATCGTCGAGCAGTTTGCCGGCAGCATCTTCGACCTTCGGCCCGCGACCGAATACGAGCTCGAGCTTCACATGGTCGACGCCGACGGCCCGGTCGACGACACGATCACGCTCACGGCGACGACCCGCGCGGTTCCGGCCGATCCGGTCTCGCCGCACTCCGTTGCCGTCAGCAATGCGACGCAGCTTCAGGCGGCACTCGATGCCGCAACCGCCGGCGATGTCATCACGCTCGCCGACGGCACGTACAACGGGCTTTTCGTGCTCGACTTCGGCGGAACGGCGGACAATCCGATCGTGGTCCGCGGCACCAGCCGCGACGGAACCATCCTCGACGGCGGCGGCTGTACCGGCTGCAACGTGCTCGAGGTCTACGGCAGCTACGTGCACGTCGAGAACCTGACGCTGCGCAACGCGAGCCGCGCGCTGCGTTTCCAGACGGCCGGCGCGGTGGAAGACGTCGTGCGCAGGGTGCACACGATCGACACGACGCTCGGCATCGCCACGCGCGAGGTCCAGTACGACTTCTACATCTGCGACAACGTGCTCGAAGGCCGCCTCGTGTGGCCCGAGGTCTACACCGACAACGGCGGCGACAACGCGAACGACGACGGGATCAACGTGCAGGGCCATGGCCACGTGGTCTGCCACAACCAGATCATCGGCTTCGGCGATGCGATGAAGACCGAGCTGCCGGGCGCGCGCGCCGTTGATTTCTACGGCAACGAAGTGCTGTCGGCATACGACAACGGCGTCGAGCTCGACGGCGGCGAAGGCAACGTGCGTGCGTGGCGCAACCGCTTCACGAATACGTTTTCGACCATCAGCTTCCAGCCGATCTACGGCGGGCCTGCGTATGCGCTGCGCAACGTCGTCGTCAACATCGCCGACGAGCAGATGAAGTTTCACGGGAACGGCCAGGAGTTCGGTCCGAGCGGCGTGCTCGCGTACAACAACACTTTCGTGACTTCTGACGAAGAGCTGCACGTGTACACCGAAGTGGCCAGTCACAACTTCGAAGTCCGCAACAACCTCTTCATCGGGCCGTCGATGCTTCCCGGTCGGGCGGTGGACTGGACCGCGCTCATCGTTGGCGGCCTGTTCGATTCGGACGGTTACTATCCCGATGGAGCGTTTCGCTTCCGGCTTCCTCCGGGCGATCTGGTGAGCTTCGCGAGTTTCGCAGCGATGCAGGCCGGCGGGATGGAAACGAATGGCACGCTGCTCGCCGAGCCGATCTTCGCGAACGGTCTTGCCGCGCCTTCGTCGTACACGCTCACGCTGAGCCCGGCCGATGTGACTCTCGACGCTGCATCGAACGCCGTCGATGCCGGCACGGTGCTTCCCGGCGTCACCGATCACTTCCAGGGCGCGGCGCCGGATCTGGGTGCACTCGAGCGCGGATGTCCGCTGCCGATCTACGGCGTGCGTCCGAACGGCGTCGACGAAAGCAACGAGCCGGTCGGCTGCGAGTAG
- a CDS encoding metallopeptidase TldD-related protein, translating to MNEQNLLDLCHRLLELARKAGADKAEAAAAWGRNSETHIENGAVHTVQSGEETLYGLRVIVGSSQGFVTANDLEPSLMAERAAEAVAQARVNPADPFFDLPEPAAITRVDGIYDAAVEKLGSTEVTTMAADMLARIRELDPRVRVDSGSVSSSVSARALASTTGISASESDSTLDASTFGMAVDGDDVASFDYDSATSRRWLGFNAEITQACRRFVEKCVAGLGAGKGESFRGPIVLSPDAVTEFLLPTLIGAMCADSVRKGRSPLASKISQSVAAKMLTIWEDGRLPGGANSSAFDREGMPIVRRPLVSAGVLEGFLFNHYEAVAAGHGARSTGNAAGGVGSLPMVGHHRLEVDAGQTAMADLVASGERAIWVGRYSGSTNPVTGDFSGVVKNGFLVGSGERRPVREVLIAGNVFELLTKISAISRERQEMSGSALVPAIRAEDVSITAG from the coding sequence GTGAACGAACAGAATCTGCTCGACCTCTGCCACCGGCTGCTCGAGCTCGCGCGCAAGGCGGGCGCCGACAAGGCCGAGGCTGCTGCCGCGTGGGGCCGCAACTCGGAGACGCACATCGAAAACGGCGCCGTCCACACGGTGCAGAGCGGCGAAGAGACGCTCTACGGCCTGCGGGTGATCGTCGGATCGTCGCAGGGTTTCGTCACGGCCAACGATCTCGAGCCCTCGCTGATGGCCGAGCGCGCGGCCGAAGCCGTCGCGCAGGCACGCGTCAATCCGGCCGATCCGTTCTTCGATCTGCCCGAGCCGGCTGCGATCACGCGCGTCGACGGCATCTACGACGCGGCCGTCGAAAAGCTCGGCAGCACCGAAGTCACCACGATGGCCGCCGACATGCTCGCGCGGATTCGCGAGCTCGACCCGCGCGTGCGCGTTGATTCCGGCTCGGTCTCTTCATCGGTTTCCGCGCGTGCGCTGGCATCGACAACAGGTATTTCTGCAAGCGAATCCGACAGCACGCTCGACGCGAGCACGTTCGGCATGGCGGTCGACGGCGACGATGTCGCCAGCTTCGACTACGACAGCGCAACCAGCCGCCGCTGGCTCGGGTTCAATGCCGAGATCACGCAGGCGTGCCGGCGCTTCGTCGAAAAATGCGTCGCCGGGCTCGGCGCCGGCAAAGGGGAAAGCTTCCGCGGCCCGATCGTGCTGTCGCCGGATGCGGTCACCGAGTTCCTGCTGCCGACGTTGATCGGCGCGATGTGCGCCGACAGCGTTCGCAAAGGCCGCAGCCCTCTTGCCTCGAAGATTTCCCAGAGCGTTGCCGCAAAGATGCTGACGATCTGGGAAGACGGCCGCCTGCCCGGCGGCGCAAACTCGAGCGCATTCGACCGCGAAGGAATGCCGATCGTTCGCCGCCCTCTTGTTTCGGCCGGCGTGCTCGAAGGCTTCCTGTTCAACCATTACGAAGCGGTTGCCGCCGGCCACGGTGCACGCAGCACCGGCAACGCCGCAGGCGGAGTCGGCTCGCTTCCGATGGTCGGGCATCACCGCCTGGAAGTCGACGCCGGCCAGACCGCGATGGCCGATCTCGTCGCGTCCGGCGAGCGCGCGATCTGGGTCGGACGCTATTCGGGAAGCACCAACCCAGTGACCGGCGATTTCTCCGGCGTGGTCAAGAACGGGTTCCTTGTCGGAAGCGGCGAGCGCAGGCCGGTGCGCGAAGTGCTGATCGCGGGAAACGTCTTCGAGCTCCTGACGAAGATCTCGGCGATCTCGCGCGAGCGCCAGGAGATGAGCGGCTCTGCGCTCGTGCCGGCGATCCGCGCCGAAGACGTCTCGATCACCGCCGGATAA
- a CDS encoding TldD/PmbA family protein yields the protein MNDALELLSEIAAAQSGFVELRYHAKTSRSVGVDKGKVERSQARHRKGVGVRVFENGGWGFASTGSIDGDAIRRAVDAARAGAIASAVRSKHDFMNLPACQLARGVFDQPGLADITARTLEEKIGLATGLEARVRGASSAIRSASCSYNEIFEEKAIVTTDGARAAFRLVRPELRVSAVAEKDGQLSTGNEAVGATGGWDCLFHSATGEALAERAAKVAQDLLSARHADGGRTTVILAPSIVGLLVHEAIGHTVEADFVQAGSVAAGKIGQRVASDLVTLCDSGVSEHYIGAGGTIPVDDEGVIAGRTTIIENGILVSYLHNRESAARYGVEPTGNARAWEYSDQPLIRMRNTYLAPGTQSLEEMIATTKDGYLLDGPRNGQADATGEFMFGVQEAWRIRDGKKTELLRGVTLSGIAFDVLASVDAVSSDFRWDLGAGYCGKGQPAKVDAGGPYIRCRALLGGEQ from the coding sequence ATGAATGATGCTCTAGAGCTTCTGAGTGAGATTGCGGCGGCGCAAAGCGGGTTTGTAGAGCTTCGTTACCACGCGAAGACCTCTCGCAGCGTCGGCGTCGACAAGGGCAAGGTGGAACGGTCGCAGGCGCGCCATCGCAAAGGCGTCGGTGTCCGGGTCTTCGAGAATGGCGGATGGGGATTCGCGTCGACCGGGTCGATCGATGGCGATGCGATCCGGCGTGCGGTCGATGCGGCCCGCGCGGGAGCAATCGCGAGCGCGGTGCGCTCCAAGCACGACTTCATGAACTTGCCCGCCTGCCAGCTCGCGCGCGGCGTGTTCGATCAGCCGGGCCTCGCCGACATTACGGCGCGCACGCTCGAAGAGAAGATCGGCCTTGCGACCGGCCTCGAGGCTCGCGTTCGCGGCGCATCGTCGGCGATCCGTTCGGCGAGCTGCAGCTACAACGAAATCTTCGAAGAAAAAGCGATCGTGACGACCGACGGAGCGCGCGCGGCGTTCCGGCTCGTGCGCCCCGAGCTTCGCGTATCGGCGGTTGCCGAAAAAGACGGACAGCTTTCGACCGGCAACGAAGCCGTCGGCGCAACCGGCGGCTGGGACTGCCTGTTCCACAGCGCGACCGGCGAAGCTCTCGCCGAACGCGCGGCCAAAGTCGCACAGGATCTGCTGTCGGCGCGCCACGCCGACGGCGGGCGCACGACCGTGATCCTTGCTCCGTCGATCGTCGGCCTGCTGGTGCACGAGGCGATCGGCCACACGGTCGAAGCCGACTTCGTTCAGGCGGGTTCGGTTGCGGCCGGCAAGATCGGCCAGCGCGTGGCGAGCGATCTGGTTACGCTGTGCGACAGCGGCGTCTCCGAGCACTACATCGGTGCCGGCGGCACCATTCCGGTGGACGACGAAGGTGTGATCGCCGGCCGCACGACAATCATCGAGAACGGAATCCTCGTCTCGTACCTTCACAACCGCGAGAGCGCCGCGCGCTACGGCGTCGAGCCGACCGGCAACGCGCGCGCGTGGGAATACTCGGACCAGCCGCTGATCCGCATGCGCAACACGTACCTCGCGCCCGGCACGCAGTCGCTCGAAGAGATGATCGCGACGACCAAGGACGGATATCTTCTCGACGGGCCGCGGAACGGGCAGGCCGATGCGACCGGCGAGTTCATGTTCGGCGTGCAGGAAGCGTGGCGCATCCGCGACGGCAAGAAGACCGAGCTGCTGCGCGGCGTGACGCTTTCCGGAATCGCATTCGACGTGCTCGCCAGCGTGGACGCGGTCTCGAGTGATTTCCGCTGGGATCTCGGTGCCGGCTACTGCGGCAAGGGCCAGCCGGCCAAGGTCGATGCCGGCGGTCCGTACATCCGCTGCCGCGCGCTCCTCGGCGGCGAACAGTAA
- a CDS encoding enoyl-CoA hydratase-related protein, with protein MATAESLRTEIDGPIGWLTVDRPESRGAMTRAMWQAMPDKLNELAGTDGVRLVVIRGTAGFFISGADITEFREYRSDPELARKYDEGSTGTLEALARLSVPSVAMIDGPCVGGGSLIAFGCDLRVASDRSFLAIPAGRLGLAYPHHGLERLVAVIGEARALDMLLTGRRIGGREALELGLVHRCFPHGELETETRSLAAEIATMAPKALRYVRLAVRRRLVGFLSSEEIGTLVADCFGSDDYQEGMTAFLEKRSPVFRGH; from the coding sequence GTGGCCACTGCCGAATCCCTGCGCACTGAAATCGACGGTCCGATCGGCTGGCTGACCGTCGACCGTCCGGAAAGCCGCGGCGCGATGACGCGCGCCATGTGGCAGGCCATGCCCGACAAGCTGAACGAGCTGGCCGGCACCGACGGCGTCCGCCTGGTCGTCATCCGCGGCACGGCCGGCTTCTTCATCTCGGGCGCCGACATTACCGAGTTCCGCGAATACCGCTCCGATCCCGAGCTGGCCCGCAAGTACGACGAAGGCAGCACCGGCACGCTCGAAGCGCTCGCGCGCCTGTCGGTGCCGAGCGTCGCGATGATCGACGGGCCGTGCGTCGGCGGCGGATCGCTGATTGCGTTCGGCTGCGACCTTCGCGTCGCGTCGGACCGCTCATTTCTTGCGATTCCCGCTGGCCGGCTCGGGCTTGCGTATCCGCACCATGGGCTTGAGCGGCTGGTGGCGGTAATCGGCGAAGCCCGTGCGCTCGACATGCTTCTGACCGGACGGCGGATCGGCGGCCGCGAGGCCCTCGAGCTCGGCCTCGTGCATCGGTGCTTCCCGCATGGAGAGCTCGAAACCGAGACGCGAAGCCTTGCAGCCGAGATCGCGACGATGGCGCCGAAGGCTCTTCGCTACGTCCGGCTAGCCGTGAGGCGGCGTCTGGTCGGATTCCTGTCTTCGGAAGAAATCGGCACGCTCGTCGCGGACTGTTTCGGGAGCGACGACTATCAGGAAGGAATGACGGCGTTCCTTGAAAAAAGAAGCCCAGTGTTCCGTGGTCATTGA
- the infA gene encoding translation initiation factor IF-1 codes for MAKDGIEVNGEVVESLPNAFFRVKLENDHTVLAHISGKMRKYYIRILPGDKVKVELSPYDLTRGRITWREKNV; via the coding sequence ATGGCGAAAGACGGGATCGAGGTGAACGGAGAGGTGGTCGAGAGCCTTCCCAATGCATTTTTCCGGGTGAAGCTCGAGAACGACCACACCGTCCTCGCCCACATCTCGGGCAAGATGCGCAAGTACTACATCCGCATCCTGCCGGGCGACAAGGTCAAGGTGGAGCTGTCGCCGTACGACCTGACGCGCGGTCGCATCACGTGGCGAGAAAAGAACGTCTGA
- a CDS encoding HAMP domain-containing sensor histidine kinase — protein sequence MRIRWSEFENIFREFTEPAGGALSFYLEDESGNVVAGSVSDDRPAVARHRLTIAEQHIARLNACGNASPETVRLCWAACERELAHQLTIGDMADATARLWRQTNALLRMSESTNLALEPGPMLSRVLGVLAHATNLERGCALVRVAGATDYTLFGFEHPRQVPASAIKTLEKLEDDVTMLPGEGDTREVQKECASLLGRRSQLIVVRIATDNARYGYLLVPFSVTTTVSSEDLKVLGAATRIVGIAVENSHTLLRERESMRLEVENEMLSNQAREMEEMLHVVSHDLRSPMTAIYGFMHIALDELDDLRTSLEDLPDHEVATQGTRIAKPLEDGIRSVERLNGMVQRLLDFSRIARLEYHFEPLEMSRLVGDVVDSLGFHMREKGIKVSVGPLPNTDGDRVQVEVVFRNLVDNAVKYMGDGKPREIEIGSRDEAGETVYFVRDTGMGMTAEQCGKAFLPFRRFRADAAPGEGIGLSFVRKIVERHGGRIWCESTEGVGTSFQFTLKAGRVGRDIALSA from the coding sequence ATGCGCATCCGCTGGTCGGAATTCGAAAACATCTTCCGTGAATTCACGGAGCCTGCCGGCGGCGCGCTGTCGTTCTATCTCGAGGACGAGTCCGGCAACGTCGTGGCCGGGTCGGTATCGGATGACAGGCCGGCGGTCGCGCGACACCGGCTGACGATTGCCGAGCAGCACATCGCACGCCTCAACGCGTGCGGGAACGCCTCTCCGGAAACGGTGCGGCTTTGCTGGGCCGCGTGCGAGCGCGAGCTCGCGCATCAGCTGACGATCGGCGACATGGCGGACGCGACCGCGCGCCTGTGGCGTCAGACCAACGCACTGCTTCGCATGAGCGAAAGCACCAACCTTGCGCTCGAGCCGGGCCCGATGCTGAGCCGTGTGCTCGGCGTGCTTGCGCACGCGACCAATCTCGAGCGCGGCTGCGCGCTGGTGCGCGTTGCGGGCGCCACCGATTACACGCTGTTCGGGTTCGAGCACCCGCGCCAGGTTCCGGCGAGCGCGATCAAGACGCTCGAAAAGCTCGAAGACGATGTGACAATGCTTCCCGGCGAAGGCGATACGCGCGAAGTCCAGAAGGAGTGCGCGTCGCTTCTCGGCCGCCGCTCGCAGCTCATCGTCGTCCGCATCGCGACCGACAACGCGCGCTACGGATACCTGCTGGTTCCGTTCTCGGTGACGACGACGGTCAGCTCCGAGGACTTGAAGGTGCTCGGCGCCGCGACGCGCATCGTCGGAATCGCCGTCGAGAATTCGCATACACTGCTTCGCGAGCGCGAATCGATGCGTCTCGAAGTCGAAAACGAGATGCTCAGCAACCAGGCGCGCGAGATGGAAGAGATGCTTCACGTGGTCTCGCACGACCTGCGTTCGCCGATGACCGCGATCTACGGATTCATGCACATCGCGCTCGACGAGCTCGACGACCTGCGCACGTCGCTCGAGGATCTGCCCGATCACGAGGTTGCCACTCAGGGCACGCGCATCGCCAAGCCGCTCGAAGACGGCATTCGCAGCGTCGAGCGCCTGAACGGAATGGTGCAAAGGCTCCTCGACTTCTCGCGCATCGCGCGACTCGAGTATCATTTCGAGCCGCTCGAGATGTCGCGGCTCGTCGGCGACGTGGTCGATTCGCTCGGCTTCCATATGCGCGAGAAGGGCATCAAGGTTTCGGTCGGACCCTTGCCGAACACCGACGGCGACCGTGTCCAGGTCGAAGTGGTGTTTCGAAACCTCGTCGACAACGCCGTCAAGTACATGGGCGACGGCAAGCCGCGCGAAATCGAGATCGGCAGCCGCGATGAGGCCGGCGAGACCGTCTATTTCGTGCGCGACACAGGCATGGGCATGACCGCAGAGCAGTGCGGAAAGGCGTTCCTGCCGTTCCGGCGTTTTCGTGCGGACGCGGCTCCCGGCGAAGGCATCGGCCTGTCGTTCGTGCGCAAGATCGTCGAGCGTCATGGCGGCCGCATCTGGTGCGAATCGACCGAAGGCGTCGGGACGTCGTTTCAGTTTACGCTCAAGGCCGGAAGGGTCGGACGGGATATCGCTCTGAGCGCGTAG